The following proteins are encoded in a genomic region of Haloarcula marina:
- a CDS encoding glycoside hydrolase family 97 catalytic domain-containing protein, translated as MAENPFGGSGSGLNRRDFLGGVTGLLAAAAYSRDVPAEVAAQVTSGDSSDVQSVTSPDGSIEMTVDLSSGVPTYSVSANGTTYIDPSPLGFNFANQAAFGTAISGTGPDITVTGTDSGTATENWTPQWGDFASVSEDYNYLTIGLEETASPGRSANLRIRVFDDGLGFQWAFDSEFGDFAITSENTEFNFSEDYTAWWIRNEFVNPRFEQEYNETNLSGIDAGSRTIRPNDNTVRSGAHTPVTMQASDGTYLSVHESNLDDYASMSLASKSDTGSKNMATELAPLPDGTKVSASAPHVTPWRTVQIGSTPGELVESQLIPLLADPLDESVLPTAGGSVDTDWITARKYVGIWWTMIAGSANWEYKSDSEISGDPAAYIHGARTERMKRYMSFASQNGMDSVLVEGWNQGWDTYPGDGSGLEMGVADSYPDFDVPEVTDYGAALSNSVEMTIHNETAGNIVNYEDEIQNNGIFQEYEDEGIRSIKNGYVSDPGLGFEGDGTYATHNQHCQLAVNHHRLVIEQAAADRQMLEIHEGIKPTGEIRTYPNVAAREVVKAQEYDGFGALGSNVGRDHHVLLPYTRMLAGPTSYQPGIFDITFNDDEGDQIQTTRAKQLAMYPTYLGGIQMAADRIEAYVDSSLEVGEFVQAQSGELDGMITADKWRNAYGAHYVPVDPNREPSGASVTFTVKNVPSAGDYDLHFRYASDSSANSQRVIDNGGPEATLSVNGSTQKIQPSYTNYWDDWGIHTTTVSLDAGDNTVAVELNYSTDGSGTWTGGDVGGFNLNSVAVSDVGAGSPVAADYANVDPSKENFDTEPEFDYIENVPASWDETVAVDGEIGDYIVTAKRSGDEWYVGAMTDETARDVTVSLDFLASQPDGWTMTKYADAAGTDVDTNPTDVAITESNVAAGDSITFSMGAGGGTALRLVPAESSSRTFSSSLGDASGDDAGPGAYTYPTDSSFEDGAFDLLSFDVDETSSTYDFTFEVSNLYDAFSSGNFSPHYFVVWLRDPSLSGGSATENGDLNVTAEFDAAWHYRVDASGYSQGVIDAAGNSLSTPGLSVDLGANTVTLSVAQSTMSNVDIENAEVVPVVGSEDYGAFRDVQESATQWQFGGAQSGAVGNAPSIIDMVTPDGVSQSSALAYDGSTLASLPFTSL; from the coding sequence ATGGCAGAGAATCCATTCGGTGGTAGTGGCAGCGGACTGAACCGACGGGATTTCCTCGGTGGGGTGACCGGGCTACTGGCGGCGGCAGCGTACTCGAGGGACGTTCCGGCGGAAGTCGCCGCGCAGGTGACTTCGGGGGACAGTTCAGACGTTCAGAGCGTGACATCGCCGGACGGATCCATCGAGATGACCGTCGACCTCTCCTCGGGCGTTCCGACGTACAGCGTCTCGGCGAACGGCACGACTTACATCGACCCGTCGCCGCTCGGGTTCAACTTCGCGAACCAAGCGGCGTTCGGGACGGCCATCAGCGGCACGGGCCCGGACATCACGGTGACTGGCACTGACAGCGGCACGGCGACGGAGAACTGGACGCCCCAGTGGGGGGACTTTGCGTCCGTCTCCGAAGACTACAATTACCTGACCATCGGTCTGGAAGAGACGGCCAGTCCGGGCCGGTCGGCGAACCTCCGCATCCGGGTGTTCGACGACGGCCTCGGGTTCCAGTGGGCGTTCGATTCCGAGTTCGGAGACTTCGCCATCACCTCCGAGAACACGGAGTTCAACTTCAGCGAGGACTACACGGCGTGGTGGATCAGAAACGAGTTCGTCAATCCGCGCTTCGAACAGGAGTACAACGAGACGAACCTGAGCGGCATCGACGCCGGGTCGCGAACGATTCGGCCGAACGACAACACGGTCCGGTCGGGGGCGCACACACCGGTGACGATGCAGGCCAGCGACGGCACGTATCTGAGTGTCCACGAGTCGAATCTCGACGATTACGCGTCGATGTCGCTCGCCTCGAAATCTGACACCGGCAGTAAGAACATGGCGACGGAACTCGCGCCGCTTCCCGACGGGACGAAGGTGTCGGCGTCGGCCCCGCACGTCACGCCGTGGCGGACGGTCCAAATCGGCTCCACTCCGGGTGAACTAGTGGAATCGCAGTTGATTCCGCTGCTGGCGGATCCGCTCGACGAGTCCGTGCTACCGACCGCTGGGGGGAGCGTCGACACCGACTGGATAACCGCACGGAAGTACGTCGGCATCTGGTGGACGATGATCGCCGGGTCGGCCAACTGGGAGTACAAGTCCGACAGCGAGATTTCGGGGGACCCGGCGGCGTACATCCACGGGGCGCGAACCGAACGGATGAAACGCTACATGTCCTTCGCCAGTCAGAACGGGATGGACAGCGTCCTCGTCGAGGGATGGAATCAAGGGTGGGACACGTATCCGGGCGACGGGTCCGGATTGGAGATGGGGGTGGCCGACTCCTACCCGGACTTCGACGTGCCGGAAGTGACTGACTACGGCGCGGCCCTCTCTAACTCGGTGGAGATGACCATCCACAACGAGACGGCCGGGAACATCGTCAACTACGAGGACGAGATTCAGAACAACGGCATCTTCCAGGAGTACGAGGACGAGGGCATCCGCTCCATCAAGAACGGCTACGTCTCCGACCCGGGCCTCGGCTTCGAAGGCGACGGCACGTACGCGACGCACAACCAACACTGCCAACTCGCGGTCAACCACCATCGACTCGTCATCGAGCAGGCGGCGGCCGACCGGCAGATGCTGGAGATTCACGAGGGCATCAAACCGACGGGGGAGATTCGGACGTACCCGAACGTCGCCGCGCGAGAGGTCGTGAAAGCCCAGGAGTACGACGGGTTCGGCGCGCTCGGGTCAAACGTCGGCCGCGACCACCACGTCCTGCTACCCTACACGCGGATGCTGGCGGGGCCGACGAGCTATCAGCCCGGTATCTTCGACATCACGTTCAACGACGACGAGGGCGACCAGATTCAGACCACGCGAGCGAAACAACTCGCGATGTACCCCACCTACCTCGGCGGCATCCAGATGGCCGCCGACCGCATCGAGGCCTACGTCGACTCGAGCCTCGAAGTCGGCGAGTTCGTGCAGGCCCAGTCGGGCGAGTTGGACGGGATGATTACCGCCGATAAGTGGCGCAACGCCTACGGCGCGCACTACGTCCCGGTCGACCCGAACCGCGAACCCTCGGGGGCGTCGGTGACCTTCACGGTCAAGAACGTCCCGAGCGCGGGCGACTACGACCTGCACTTCCGGTACGCCAGCGACTCCTCGGCGAACTCCCAGCGGGTCATCGACAATGGCGGCCCGGAGGCGACGCTGTCGGTCAACGGGAGCACCCAGAAAATTCAGCCCAGCTATACCAACTACTGGGACGACTGGGGCATCCATACGACCACGGTATCGCTCGACGCGGGCGACAACACCGTTGCCGTCGAACTGAACTACAGCACCGACGGCAGCGGTACCTGGACCGGCGGCGACGTGGGGGGCTTCAACCTCAACTCCGTGGCCGTCAGCGACGTTGGCGCGGGGTCGCCCGTCGCGGCGGACTACGCCAACGTCGACCCGAGCAAGGAGAACTTCGACACCGAACCCGAGTTCGACTACATCGAGAACGTCCCCGCGAGTTGGGACGAGACGGTGGCCGTCGACGGCGAAATTGGCGACTACATCGTGACGGCGAAGCGCTCGGGCGACGAGTGGTACGTCGGCGCGATGACCGACGAGACGGCCCGCGACGTGACCGTCTCGCTCGACTTCCTCGCCAGTCAGCCCGACGGCTGGACGATGACGAAGTACGCCGACGCGGCCGGGACGGACGTGGACACCAACCCCACGGACGTCGCCATTACCGAATCGAACGTCGCGGCCGGAGACAGTATCACCTTCTCGATGGGCGCGGGCGGCGGGACGGCGCTCCGTCTCGTGCCCGCCGAGTCGTCTTCGAGAACCTTCTCGTCGAGTCTCGGCGACGCGTCGGGCGACGACGCCGGACCGGGCGCGTACACCTACCCGACCGACAGTTCCTTCGAGGACGGCGCGTTCGACCTGCTCTCGTTCGACGTCGATGAGACCAGTTCCACCTACGACTTCACCTTCGAGGTGTCGAACCTCTACGACGCCTTCAGTTCGGGGAACTTCTCGCCGCACTACTTCGTCGTCTGGCTCCGCGACCCCTCGCTGTCGGGCGGGTCGGCGACGGAGAACGGCGACCTGAACGTCACCGCCGAGTTCGACGCGGCGTGGCACTACCGCGTCGACGCCAGCGGCTACAGTCAGGGCGTCATCGACGCGGCGGGCAACAGCCTCAGCACGCCCGGACTGAGCGTCGATCTCGGTGCGAACACGGTCACGCTGTCCGTCGCCCAGAGCACGATGAGCAACGTGGACATCGAGAACGCCGAAGTCGTGCCCGTCGTCGGTTCCGAGGACTACGGCGCGTTCCGCGACGTACAAGAGAGCGCGACCCAGTGGCAGTTCGGCGGCGCGCAGTCCGGGGCCGTCGGCAACGCCCCCAGCATCATCGACATGGTGACCCCCGACGGCGTGAGCCAATCCAGCGCGCTCGCCTACGACGGGTCGACGCTGGCGTCGCTGCCGTTCACGTCGCTGTAA
- a CDS encoding ABC transporter permease, with amino-acid sequence MSRLGRLRSESRAAALAFLRRRTAVFFTFFFPLIIVVIFGVLVQTRPGGGGLFTEPPAYYVPGYLAVVVLFTPLSRVGSEVARHRDGNRFEKLATTPLTRPEWLLAQTLVNVVIIGLAGILILGLMVVLTGAQIRPSPLLLPFVAVGVGLFCGVGAMLGSLADSQDGVISASNAIALPLLFLSETFVPPSLLPAWLPTWLSPLTYFSRGVRAATSTGGNALPALTVLTACAVVAFLVGARLLPRTD; translated from the coding sequence ATGAGCCGTCTCGGCCGACTCCGCTCGGAGTCGCGGGCGGCAGCGCTGGCATTTCTCCGCCGCCGGACGGCCGTCTTCTTCACGTTCTTCTTCCCGCTCATCATCGTCGTCATCTTCGGCGTGTTGGTCCAGACGCGGCCAGGCGGGGGCGGCCTGTTCACCGAACCACCGGCGTACTACGTTCCCGGCTACCTCGCCGTCGTCGTGCTGTTCACGCCGCTGTCCCGGGTCGGGAGCGAAGTCGCGCGGCACCGCGACGGCAACCGCTTCGAGAAACTGGCGACGACGCCGCTCACTCGACCGGAGTGGCTCCTCGCACAGACGCTCGTCAACGTCGTCATCATCGGCCTCGCTGGGATACTCATCCTCGGTCTGATGGTGGTCCTGACCGGGGCGCAGATTCGACCGTCGCCGCTCTTGCTCCCGTTCGTCGCCGTCGGCGTGGGTCTGTTCTGTGGCGTCGGTGCGATGCTCGGCAGCCTCGCCGACTCACAGGACGGCGTCATCTCCGCGAGCAACGCCATCGCCCTGCCGCTGTTGTTCCTGTCCGAGACGTTCGTTCCCCCCTCCCTGCTCCCGGCGTGGCTTCCGACGTGGCTCTCGCCGCTGACGTACTTCTCGCGGGGCGTGCGCGCGGCCACGTCGACGGGCGGCAACGCGCTTCCGGCGCTGACGGTCCTGACCGCGTGCGCGGTGGTGGCGTTCCTCGTCGGCGCGCGACTCCTGCCACGGACGGACTGA
- a CDS encoding ABC transporter ATP-binding protein: MDEVLVAEDVQRRYGDTVALDGVSLTATAGEVLALVGPNGAGKTTLVRALTGTTDAEGRVELFGESPRAVDRSRIGLLPQSFSPHERLTARELVAYYAGLYDETRDVDAVLADVGLADTADTTYENLSGGQQRRTCVATALINDPDLLVLDEPTTGIDPAGRQAIWELLEGLADRGVTILVTTHYMEEAERLADRVGLLADGRLAALDDPEQLIADHGGDSQLLVDGTFDEDAVSAIDYPARTALRNGQLVVYGVRPESIGGVVDALEGAGVGYDGLTWTEPDLEAVYLELTGTGVGRGGEPQATAAASGGPQ, encoded by the coding sequence ATGGACGAGGTACTGGTCGCCGAGGACGTGCAACGGAGGTACGGCGACACGGTCGCGCTGGACGGCGTGTCGCTGACAGCGACAGCGGGGGAAGTCCTCGCGCTGGTCGGCCCCAACGGCGCGGGGAAGACGACGCTGGTCCGGGCGCTGACGGGGACCACCGACGCCGAGGGGCGTGTCGAACTGTTCGGCGAGTCACCCCGCGCAGTGGACCGGAGCCGAATCGGCCTGCTCCCGCAGTCGTTCTCGCCCCACGAACGCCTGACCGCCCGCGAACTCGTCGCCTACTACGCCGGACTGTACGACGAGACGCGAGACGTGGACGCCGTGCTGGCGGACGTGGGACTCGCGGACACCGCCGACACCACCTACGAGAACCTCTCGGGGGGCCAACAGCGTCGGACCTGCGTGGCGACGGCGCTCATCAACGACCCCGACCTGCTCGTGTTGGACGAACCGACGACGGGCATCGACCCAGCGGGTCGGCAGGCCATCTGGGAGTTGCTCGAGGGCCTCGCCGACCGGGGCGTCACTATCCTCGTGACGACACACTACATGGAGGAGGCCGAACGACTCGCCGACCGCGTCGGCTTGCTCGCCGACGGCCGACTCGCCGCGCTGGACGACCCCGAGCAGTTGATAGCCGACCACGGCGGCGACAGCCAACTCCTCGTCGACGGCACGTTCGACGAGGACGCCGTTTCGGCTATCGACTACCCCGCGCGGACCGCCCTTCGGAACGGGCAGTTGGTCGTCTACGGCGTCCGCCCGGAGTCCATCGGTGGCGTCGTCGACGCTCTCGAGGGCGCTGGCGTCGGCTACGACGGCCTGACGTGGACCGAACCCGACCTCGAAGCGGTGTATCTCGAACTGACCGGCACCGGCGTCGGCCGCGGCGGTGAACCACAGGCGACGGCCGCCGCGTCGGGAGGCCCGCAATGA
- a CDS encoding SelT/SelW/SelH family protein has product MSNVEVEIEYCVPCGFLDRALAVERAILNGLEGELDKVSLVMGSHGVFRVTVDGEAVYDKDEDDYDVDDIVRAVRASL; this is encoded by the coding sequence ATGTCGAACGTCGAAGTCGAAATCGAGTACTGCGTCCCGTGTGGATTCCTCGACCGAGCGCTGGCCGTCGAGCGCGCGATTCTCAACGGCCTCGAAGGCGAGTTGGATAAGGTGAGTTTGGTGATGGGGTCACACGGCGTGTTCCGCGTGACCGTCGACGGCGAGGCGGTGTACGACAAGGACGAAGACGACTACGACGTGGACGACATCGTCCGCGCCGTGCGCGCCAGTCTGTAG
- a CDS encoding DUF7546 family protein has protein sequence MSTLTRRPDFSLDRETLLYGALLLNTELLLVAFHVLFGGTTATSLTGIAQYVYPLVWINVGLLAIVKTTPPPVSQSQRRKGMLVAGAYFLVLAAIGGIVRPGSPGIESYFQFNLLYLPPGWNPMLAYFGEVVSVTLIPYKLVGYAALSYLVYVMVLDSAGLSWGTLTGLFSCVSCVLGILVPVVSSVLGGTAAVVGQLVPQSYGAATVVYLLSVALLYWRPFGR, from the coding sequence ATGAGCACGCTCACTCGCCGACCCGACTTCTCGCTCGACCGCGAGACGCTGCTGTACGGCGCGCTCCTCCTCAATACGGAACTCCTGCTGGTCGCATTCCACGTCCTCTTCGGCGGGACGACGGCCACCTCGCTGACCGGCATCGCCCAGTACGTCTACCCGCTGGTCTGGATAAACGTCGGCCTGCTGGCTATCGTCAAGACGACGCCACCGCCCGTCTCGCAGTCCCAACGCCGTAAGGGAATGCTCGTCGCGGGCGCGTACTTCCTCGTACTGGCGGCCATCGGCGGTATCGTCCGCCCGGGGTCGCCCGGCATCGAGTCGTACTTCCAGTTCAACCTGCTGTACCTCCCGCCGGGGTGGAACCCGATGCTTGCGTACTTCGGCGAAGTCGTGTCGGTGACGCTCATCCCGTACAAACTGGTCGGCTACGCCGCCCTGTCGTATCTCGTCTACGTGATGGTGCTGGACTCGGCGGGCCTCTCGTGGGGGACGCTGACCGGCCTGTTCTCGTGTGTCTCCTGCGTCCTCGGGATTCTCGTCCCGGTGGTCTCCAGCGTCCTCGGCGGGACGGCGGCCGTCGTCGGCCAGTTGGTCCCCCAATCGTACGGCGCGGCGACTGTGGTGTACCTCCTCTCCGTCGCGCTCCTGTACTGGCGGCCGTTCGGCCGCTGA
- a CDS encoding heme o synthase yields MAASRTFAGLLAATAVGVYLLVIAGATAAITDAVATCTTWPLCRGPVSLSEPELLIARGHRLTAAIVGVLALVTVGLGLRTDASRRVKATLVAGLALYPLQIALGAFVATSGAAGQLPGAHLAVGMAIFGAFVLALAWHLEAETGDDEEEPVTDLSPAPMPEENDERPVSAASLSARERVVATVSAYFRLMKPRLMWLLCLVAAAGMALATGATGTDLTVRTVLLTLGGGVLSIGASGTFNHVLERDIDKRMDRTSDRPIATHQIPVRNAMAFGLVLSATSLWLFWQVNLLAAALGLAAILFYSVIYTLVLKPNTVQNTVIGGAAGALPALIGWVAVAGTVGLPGIVLATVIFLWTPAHFYNLALAYKDDYEQGGFPMMPVVRGETTTRKHIVYYLGATLVASGVLAALTSLGWLYALTSVAFGAVFLWTVVRLHREQTEAAAFRAFHASNTYLGLLLVAIVVDALAI; encoded by the coding sequence ATGGCTGCAAGCCGGACCTTCGCCGGACTGTTGGCGGCGACTGCCGTCGGCGTCTATCTGCTGGTCATCGCCGGTGCGACGGCCGCCATCACCGACGCGGTGGCGACGTGCACCACGTGGCCGCTGTGTCGCGGTCCGGTCTCCCTCTCGGAGCCCGAACTGCTCATCGCCCGCGGGCACCGCCTGACTGCGGCAATAGTCGGCGTCCTCGCCCTCGTGACCGTCGGCCTCGGTCTGCGAACCGACGCGTCCCGTCGCGTCAAGGCCACGCTGGTGGCGGGCCTCGCGCTGTACCCCCTCCAAATCGCGCTCGGCGCGTTCGTCGCTACCTCGGGCGCGGCGGGCCAACTCCCCGGCGCGCACCTCGCGGTCGGGATGGCGATTTTCGGCGCGTTCGTCCTCGCGCTGGCGTGGCATCTGGAAGCCGAGACCGGTGACGACGAGGAAGAACCGGTCACCGACCTCTCGCCCGCACCGATGCCCGAGGAAAACGACGAGCGCCCCGTCTCGGCGGCGTCTCTCTCCGCGCGTGAGCGCGTCGTCGCCACCGTCTCCGCGTACTTCCGACTGATGAAGCCGCGGCTGATGTGGCTGCTGTGTCTCGTGGCCGCCGCGGGGATGGCGCTGGCGACGGGGGCGACGGGGACCGACCTCACCGTTCGGACCGTCCTGCTGACCCTCGGCGGCGGCGTCCTCTCTATCGGAGCCTCCGGGACGTTCAACCACGTCCTCGAACGCGACATCGACAAGCGGATGGACCGGACCTCCGACCGCCCCATCGCGACCCACCAGATTCCGGTGCGCAACGCGATGGCCTTCGGTCTCGTCCTCTCCGCGACGTCGCTGTGGCTGTTCTGGCAGGTGAACCTGCTGGCCGCAGCCCTCGGTCTGGCCGCCATCCTCTTTTACAGCGTCATCTACACGCTCGTGCTGAAGCCCAACACCGTCCAGAACACGGTCATCGGCGGGGCCGCTGGGGCGCTCCCGGCGCTCATCGGCTGGGTCGCCGTCGCCGGAACCGTCGGCCTCCCCGGTATCGTGCTGGCGACGGTCATCTTCCTCTGGACCCCCGCGCACTTCTACAACCTCGCGCTGGCGTACAAGGACGACTACGAGCAGGGCGGCTTCCCGATGATGCCCGTCGTTCGCGGCGAGACGACGACGCGGAAACACATCGTCTACTACCTCGGCGCGACGCTGGTCGCCTCGGGCGTGCTGGCGGCGCTGACCTCGCTCGGATGGCTGTACGCGCTGACCTCGGTGGCGTTCGGGGCCGTCTTCCTGTGGACGGTCGTCCGCCTCCACCGCGAACAGACCGAAGCGGCGGCGTTCCGGGCGTTCCACGCTTCGAACACCTACCTCGGGCTCTTGCTCGTGGCCATCGTCGTCGATGCCCTCGCGATATGA
- a CDS encoding PKD domain-containing protein — protein sequence MYRTYAHQTLSSIAPNAALTIARRTADAGGRVGDDTVTARTSRSVSAVVVAALVVLATDGFAGVAAAQTASVTQSTTATTALPGDEVTLTTTFETSADTGAPQLQLEFPEGWEGELDDTDGDGQLSDESAVVTEDVTLDGGESTTVEFTGIDTSGLVPGDYAHGVLSEDDTETTTLTIEQANRPPTADAGDDRTVAEVTAVELNATGSADPDGDPLTYRWTEATNTGVTLTDADTATPTFTSPAVDSATTLTFEVTVTDESGATDTDTVNVTVQPTTVTEAVASYGSGDDATIEDDEIQQAVFWWQTGAEVPGTGGETITDGEIQQLVFQWQTGATVTGS from the coding sequence GTGTATCGCACGTATGCCCATCAGACGCTCTCCAGTATCGCGCCGAACGCGGCGCTCACAATTGCCCGACGGACCGCTGACGCGGGAGGACGGGTAGGTGACGACACCGTGACCGCTCGCACATCTCGTTCCGTATCCGCAGTCGTCGTGGCGGCGCTCGTCGTCCTCGCGACGGACGGCTTCGCCGGTGTCGCGGCGGCCCAGACCGCCAGCGTCACGCAGTCGACGACGGCCACGACCGCGCTCCCCGGCGACGAAGTGACTCTGACGACGACGTTCGAGACGTCTGCCGACACGGGTGCGCCCCAACTGCAACTCGAGTTCCCCGAGGGCTGGGAAGGTGAACTGGACGACACGGACGGTGACGGCCAACTCAGCGACGAGAGCGCCGTCGTCACCGAGGACGTGACGCTCGACGGCGGGGAGAGTACGACCGTCGAGTTCACCGGCATCGATACGAGCGGCCTCGTGCCCGGCGACTACGCACACGGAGTCCTCTCCGAGGACGACACTGAGACGACCACTCTCACCATCGAGCAGGCGAACCGGCCGCCGACGGCCGACGCGGGGGACGACCGGACTGTCGCCGAGGTGACCGCGGTCGAACTGAACGCCACCGGGTCGGCGGACCCCGACGGCGACCCGCTGACCTACAGGTGGACCGAAGCGACCAACACGGGAGTCACGCTGACCGACGCCGACACGGCGACGCCCACGTTCACGTCGCCCGCCGTCGATTCCGCGACGACGCTCACCTTCGAGGTGACCGTCACCGACGAGAGCGGTGCGACGGACACCGACACCGTCAACGTCACCGTCCAACCGACCACCGTGACGGAGGCCGTCGCCAGTTACGGGTCCGGCGACGACGCAACCATCGAGGACGACGAAATCCAGCAGGCCGTCTTCTGGTGGCAGACGGGCGCGGAGGTGCCGGGGACCGGCGGCGAGACTATCACCGACGGCGAGATTCAGCAACTCGTCTTCCAGTGGCAGACGGGCGCGACGGTCACCGGATCGTAG
- the coxB gene encoding cytochrome c oxidase subunit II, producing MTRRRVGLVALFGAALLALAAEPVAAQPSASTTVEQIWELNLNLLYVAIPITVLVEGILIYTVWRFRNQDEPLPTMENRRLEITWTVATAIILLFVGVASYQVLASPYVTAEAGAQADIQQENPEHIEVQAYRYGWSFYYNGSSFQDNAAATSTGTLRMPADREVRLRITSRDWLHAFHVPSLGLKSDAFPGQYNRLRTVPTEPGTYQLYCAEYCGSGHSRMLGEVVVMPPDEYDQWIADQQNQSSN from the coding sequence ATGACCCGGAGACGCGTCGGTCTTGTCGCTCTGTTCGGCGCGGCGTTGCTCGCGCTCGCCGCCGAACCGGTCGCAGCACAGCCGTCCGCCTCGACGACGGTCGAGCAGATTTGGGAGCTGAACCTGAACCTGCTGTACGTCGCCATTCCGATTACCGTGTTGGTCGAGGGGATTCTCATCTACACCGTCTGGCGGTTCCGCAATCAGGACGAACCGCTCCCGACGATGGAGAACCGTCGCCTCGAAATCACGTGGACCGTCGCGACGGCCATCATCCTCCTGTTCGTCGGCGTCGCCTCCTATCAGGTGCTCGCGAGCCCCTACGTCACCGCCGAAGCGGGGGCCCAAGCCGACATCCAACAGGAGAACCCCGAACACATCGAGGTGCAGGCCTACCGCTACGGCTGGTCGTTCTACTACAACGGCTCCAGTTTCCAGGACAACGCGGCGGCCACGTCGACCGGAACACTCCGCATGCCAGCGGACAGGGAGGTCCGGTTACGCATCACCTCGCGTGACTGGCTCCACGCCTTCCACGTCCCGAGCCTCGGGCTGAAGTCCGACGCGTTCCCCGGCCAGTACAACCGTCTCCGTACGGTCCCGACCGAACCGGGGACCTACCAACTGTACTGCGCCGAGTACTGTGGCTCCGGCCACTCGAGGATGCTTGGCGAAGTCGTCGTGATGCCGCCCGACGAGTACGACCAGTGGATTGCCGACCAGCAGAACCAGTCCAGTAACTGA
- a CDS encoding CAP domain-containing protein: MVNKTVLGIAVLLVLASFGGGIFVGMQLGGQDAEPQTDSSGSDSGGGDDGGAAQTSTATPTNGSASNGSVDNGTATNETTPDGTATATPTPTPVETEQEAYVPPRYYSESKIAAHVAEFINEERQQRRLDPMSPNGNTADRIAVMAEGHSDAMAAEGRTVHEIDGVDSADRYRQSDLYSACTFQAAGKSYVRYPDGNNFEAIDRTVAGQVYTEDGQEQFNAGNREVARAIVDSWFDTQPYRDRLTYANAARMGIGINVTDSGDVYATANICG, from the coding sequence ATGGTCAACAAAACCGTGCTGGGCATCGCCGTCCTGTTGGTCCTCGCCTCCTTCGGCGGTGGTATCTTCGTCGGGATGCAACTCGGTGGACAGGACGCCGAACCACAGACCGATTCAAGTGGTTCGGACAGCGGTGGCGGCGATGACGGCGGCGCGGCGCAGACGAGTACAGCGACGCCGACCAACGGGTCCGCCTCCAACGGCTCTGTGGACAATGGTACAGCGACGAACGAGACGACGCCAGACGGGACGGCGACGGCGACGCCAACCCCGACGCCGGTCGAGACAGAGCAGGAAGCGTACGTCCCACCGCGGTACTACAGCGAGAGCAAAATCGCAGCACACGTCGCCGAATTCATCAACGAGGAGCGACAACAGCGCCGCCTCGACCCCATGTCCCCGAACGGGAACACCGCGGACCGTATCGCAGTGATGGCCGAGGGCCACAGTGACGCGATGGCGGCCGAAGGGCGGACCGTCCACGAAATCGACGGCGTCGACAGTGCCGACCGATACCGCCAGAGCGACCTCTACAGCGCCTGTACGTTCCAGGCCGCTGGAAAGTCGTACGTCCGATATCCCGACGGCAACAACTTCGAGGCAATCGACCGCACCGTCGCCGGACAGGTCTACACCGAAGACGGCCAAGAGCAGTTCAACGCCGGGAACCGAGAGGTCGCTCGCGCCATCGTCGACTCCTGGTTCGACACGCAACCGTACCGCGACCGCCTCACCTACGCGAACGCCGCCCGGATGGGCATCGGCATCAACGTCACCGACTCGGGCGACGTGTACGCGACGGCGAACATCTGCGGCTGA
- the srp19 gene encoding signal recognition particle subunit SRP19 has protein sequence MVENVIWPAAFDADCSRSEGRRVSRGLAVEEPTVDEIAKAVQQVGYDAVIEREKTYPREYETRGRVLVKNADDATKTDLLGAVAAYLQALRE, from the coding sequence ATGGTCGAGAACGTCATCTGGCCTGCGGCATTCGACGCGGACTGTTCGCGCAGCGAGGGGCGACGCGTCTCCCGGGGCCTCGCGGTCGAGGAGCCGACGGTCGACGAGATTGCCAAGGCGGTCCAGCAGGTCGGTTACGACGCGGTCATCGAACGCGAGAAGACCTATCCGAGAGAGTACGAGACTCGGGGCAGAGTCCTCGTGAAGAACGCCGACGACGCCACGAAGACGGACCTGCTGGGTGCCGTTGCGGCGTACCTACAGGCGCTCCGCGAATGA
- a CDS encoding H/ACA ribonucleoprotein complex subunit GAR1, with protein MRRVGSVVRVAQGLAIVRAPDAEYADVGTDIVDDQLRTVGSVVDVFGPVEKPYMAVSPGSNVHLPGLVGSALYAR; from the coding sequence ATGAGGCGCGTCGGGTCGGTCGTCAGAGTCGCGCAAGGGCTGGCAATCGTCCGCGCGCCCGACGCGGAGTACGCCGATGTCGGGACCGATATCGTCGACGACCAACTCCGGACCGTCGGCTCCGTCGTCGACGTGTTCGGTCCCGTCGAGAAGCCGTACATGGCCGTTTCGCCGGGGTCGAACGTCCACCTGCCCGGACTGGTGGGGTCGGCGCTGTACGCACGCTGA